The following are from one region of the Blastocatellia bacterium genome:
- a CDS encoding ubiquitin-like small modifier protein 1, translating to MAITVMIPTALRRYTDERESLSLEGRTVREVLATLTQQFPELAKHLFTEDGRLRNFVNIYLNEEDIRYLKDLETPVTPGDQISIVPSVAGGQSVTETLPGLAAIAERAKTVQLSHEEILRYSRHLIMPEVTIEGQKKLKAARVLLIGAGGLGSPLGLYLAAAGVGHIGLVDFDVVDFTNLQRQIIHTTYDVGRPKLESAKERLQAINPHIEIATYETRLTSSNALEILKDYDIIIDGTDNFPTRYLVNDACVLLKKPNVYGSIFRFEGQASVFYAEHGPCYRCLYPEPPPPGLVPSCAEGGVLGVLPGIVGAIQANEAIKLIIGQGEPLIGRLLLFDALRMQFRQLKVRKDPQCPLCGENPTIRELIDYEQFCGIEPEQTQPELEITVRELKEKLDRGERVFLLDVREPYEWQIARIPGAVLIPMNQVPSRLHELPTTEEIVVHCKTGGRSAKVTAFLYNTGFRRVKNLKGGIDRWAVEIDPSIPRY from the coding sequence ATGGCCATCACTGTGATGATTCCGACGGCGCTTCGGCGCTACACGGATGAGCGTGAGAGCCTCAGCCTGGAAGGTCGCACCGTCCGTGAAGTGCTGGCGACTCTCACGCAACAATTCCCCGAGCTGGCCAAACATTTATTCACCGAAGACGGTCGGCTGCGGAATTTCGTCAACATCTATCTCAACGAGGAAGACATCCGCTATCTCAAAGACCTGGAGACGCCGGTGACGCCGGGCGATCAGATCAGCATCGTACCTTCGGTCGCCGGCGGGCAATCCGTGACAGAGACACTTCCGGGTCTGGCGGCGATTGCCGAGCGGGCGAAAACGGTCCAACTCAGCCACGAGGAGATTCTCCGCTACAGCCGCCATCTGATTATGCCCGAGGTGACCATCGAGGGACAAAAGAAACTCAAAGCGGCGCGCGTGCTGCTCATCGGTGCAGGAGGCCTCGGCTCTCCGCTGGGTCTGTACCTGGCTGCGGCGGGTGTGGGCCACATCGGATTGGTGGACTTCGATGTCGTTGACTTCACCAATCTGCAACGGCAAATCATCCACACGACCTACGATGTTGGCCGCCCGAAACTGGAGTCGGCGAAGGAGCGATTGCAGGCCATCAATCCCCACATCGAGATTGCCACCTACGAGACGCGACTCACCTCCAGCAATGCTCTGGAGATCCTCAAAGACTACGACATCATCATTGACGGAACCGATAATTTCCCCACCCGCTATCTGGTCAACGACGCCTGCGTGCTGTTGAAGAAGCCGAACGTCTACGGCAGCATCTTTCGCTTTGAGGGCCAGGCATCGGTCTTTTACGCGGAGCACGGTCCGTGCTATCGCTGCCTGTATCCCGAGCCGCCGCCGCCGGGACTGGTGCCGAGTTGCGCCGAAGGGGGGGTCCTCGGCGTCCTGCCGGGCATCGTCGGCGCGATTCAAGCCAACGAAGCGATTAAGCTCATCATCGGGCAGGGCGAGCCGCTCATCGGGCGACTCCTGCTCTTTGACGCTCTGCGGATGCAATTTCGCCAGCTCAAGGTGCGCAAAGATCCTCAATGCCCCCTCTGCGGCGAGAATCCCACGATTCGCGAGCTGATTGATTACGAGCAATTCTGCGGGATCGAGCCGGAACAGACGCAACCCGAACTGGAAATTACCGTGCGCGAGCTGAAAGAGAAGCTCGATCGAGGCGAGCGCGTGTTCCTCCTCGATGTACGCGAACCCTATGAATGGCAGATCGCGCGGATTCCCGGCGCCGTCCTCATCCCCATGAATCAGGTTCCCAGTCGGCTCCACGAGCTCCCGACAACCGAGGAGATCGTCGTCCACTGCAAGACGGGCGGGCGCAGCGCCAAAGTCACGGCGTTCCTCTACAACACCGGCTTTCGTCGGGTGAAAAACTTGAAAGGGGGGATTGATCGGTGGGCCGTCGAGATTGATCCCTCCATTCCGCGTTACTGA
- a CDS encoding M67 family metallopeptidase: protein MILITAEHLELIKRHGERTYPEEGCGVLIGRVSGSVKIVEDVHPTENARLDSRHNRYLISPDDILRLERQARAHQREVIGFFHSHPDHEATPSHYDRDHAWPWYSYVIVSIALGKAGDVRSWVLRDDRSRFEPEEIEVAQAQASASPI from the coding sequence ATGATCCTCATCACAGCCGAACATCTCGAACTCATCAAACGGCATGGCGAGCGAACCTATCCCGAAGAGGGATGCGGCGTGCTCATCGGTCGAGTCAGCGGATCGGTGAAAATTGTGGAGGACGTTCATCCGACGGAAAACGCTCGACTCGATTCACGCCACAATCGCTATCTCATCTCGCCCGACGACATCCTTCGACTGGAGCGCCAGGCGCGGGCTCATCAGCGGGAGGTGATCGGCTTCTTCCATTCGCACCCCGATCACGAGGCGACACCCTCGCACTATGACCGAGATCATGCCTGGCCCTGGTACTCCTACGTCATCGTCTCAATCGCGCTGGGGAAAGCGGGGGACGTTCGCTCCTGGGTGCTCAGGGACGACCGATCTCGATTCGAGCCGGAAGAAATCGAGGTCGCACAGGCGCAGGCGAGCGCTTCTCCTATATGA